From the genome of Nasonia vitripennis strain AsymCx chromosome 1, Nvit_psr_1.1, whole genome shotgun sequence, one region includes:
- the LOC116738476 gene encoding uncharacterized protein LOC116738476 encodes MSEKKRKKYLYDENAPVTKYAITKAKKSIEEEKIDDLHKINCSSIPIEPELPAIRQLVETIKIDDNNPIVGDTQNAKSSDVHDYKLFDSVSELSYILFDTFIICVYVSKI; translated from the exons ATGtcagagaaaaagagaaaaaagtatcTATATGATGAAAATGCACCAGTAACAAAATATGCTATCACTAAAGCTAAAAAATCCATTGAAGAG gaaaaaatagATGATCTACATAAAATTAACTGTAGTTCAATCCCTATTGAGCCAGAGTTGCCTGCAATTCGACAATTAGTTGAAACGATTAAAATTGACGACAATAATCCAATAGTAGGAGACACGCAAAATGCTAAATCATCTGATGTACATGACTACAAATTATTTGATTCTGTAAGTGAATTATcctatattttatttgatacATTTATAATCTGTGTATatgtttcaaaaatataa